The proteins below are encoded in one region of Pseudomonas ekonensis:
- a CDS encoding DUF6124 family protein, with protein sequence MFKATPNPPETDPTSHDPELESRKTKEAVDRALDYYLGPEIPEYFPPKARPIYLVDPTLDDETLLVEACESLSTANAMAGNIANSARGPERKPLLALQQLIMLNELLVNRLLDKLKLPR encoded by the coding sequence ATGTTCAAAGCCACACCCAACCCGCCAGAAACCGATCCAACCTCCCACGACCCCGAACTTGAGTCTCGAAAGACAAAAGAAGCCGTCGACCGCGCACTCGACTATTACCTGGGCCCCGAAATCCCGGAGTACTTCCCTCCGAAGGCCCGTCCGATCTACCTCGTCGACCCCACGCTGGATGACGAAACGCTGCTGGTCGAAGCCTGCGAATCGCTGTCGACGGCCAACGCCATGGCCGGCAATATCGCTAACTCGGCGAGAGGTCCGGAGCGTAAGCCGCTGCTGGCGCTGCAACAGCTGATCATGCTCAACGAACTGTTGGTCAATCGACTGCTGGATAAGCTGAAGTTGCCACGATAA
- a CDS encoding asparagine synthase-related protein codes for MNKEDKSYLAYNKQSEHPATVKNKIVHINPLSSYKMMVINSNDGSVAGDDFEQSISSKEPDTYQILRQIIQNEPISTSTYWQGYLLLPPAHTYTYDTQLKTSIIKTDLTSLKAQRPHANEDPFELITAHISEVHKNNNNGKIVVRFSGGVDSTCLLLAAIEVAGKDHVIAITWLDDKCSANEDKNTSIALCNSMNVKHLLFKLEPQDFFQNINPTDHFCINPSMASDQVFKNERDFISSRLGDEYIILDGHGGDHLFLDPIPTIAFQHPIREKRLLKGIEVATTISRLTGSSIYETLTHNRNQRANETDRLNYFFNIQISSQPKQEPPKTLVDEHVQAIAQAISQNSTDSTLKKPGNIFYPFTSKIMIEYALTQDPYTMFNERDTRAPLKLAIRKKYPWIQLRSDKGHITGAYQKALKLHQTAILNKIRNSWLAQQNIINMPNIERSITHSTMGLGGIEKNLLKIICACLIKAN; via the coding sequence GTGAACAAAGAAGACAAGTCTTACCTGGCATACAACAAACAATCAGAACACCCGGCCACCGTTAAAAACAAGATAGTTCATATAAATCCGTTATCATCCTACAAGATGATGGTGATCAATAGTAACGATGGCAGCGTAGCAGGCGATGATTTTGAACAGAGCATCTCCAGCAAAGAGCCAGACACATATCAAATACTTCGACAAATCATCCAAAACGAACCCATTTCGACCTCCACCTATTGGCAAGGATACCTATTACTCCCCCCTGCCCACACTTACACCTACGACACTCAGTTAAAAACCAGTATCATCAAGACAGACTTGACCAGCCTTAAGGCTCAACGACCTCATGCAAATGAAGACCCGTTCGAACTGATAACCGCACACATTTCCGAAGTACATAAAAACAATAACAACGGTAAGATTGTAGTGCGTTTTTCTGGCGGCGTCGACTCTACCTGCTTATTACTCGCGGCGATTGAGGTCGCGGGGAAAGACCATGTAATCGCAATCACTTGGCTTGACGACAAATGCAGCGCAAATGAAGACAAAAACACCTCCATTGCTTTATGCAACTCAATGAATGTAAAGCACTTATTATTCAAGCTTGAGCCACAAGACTTTTTCCAAAATATAAACCCTACTGATCATTTTTGCATCAACCCCAGCATGGCTTCTGATCAGGTTTTCAAGAATGAACGCGACTTCATTTCCTCTCGACTAGGTGACGAATACATTATATTGGATGGCCACGGTGGTGATCACCTGTTTCTAGACCCCATCCCCACTATTGCGTTTCAACATCCAATCAGAGAAAAAAGATTACTCAAGGGAATTGAAGTTGCCACAACGATCTCCAGGCTAACCGGATCAAGCATCTACGAAACCCTTACTCACAACAGAAACCAACGAGCCAATGAAACCGACAGGCTAAACTATTTTTTCAATATACAGATTTCTTCGCAACCGAAACAAGAACCCCCCAAGACTTTAGTCGATGAACATGTACAAGCTATCGCACAGGCTATTTCCCAGAACTCAACGGACTCAACCCTGAAAAAGCCTGGTAACATTTTTTATCCATTCACAAGCAAAATAATGATTGAGTATGCATTAACGCAGGATCCCTACACCATGTTCAATGAGCGTGACACACGAGCCCCACTAAAGCTGGCCATCCGTAAAAAATACCCTTGGATACAGCTTCGAAGCGATAAAGGCCATATAACAGGTGCCTATCAAAAAGCATTAAAACTCCATCAAACAGCCATCTTAAACAAGATTCGCAACAGCTGGCTAGCTCAACAAAACATAATCAACATGCCCAACATTGAACGTTCCATCACCCATTCAACAATGGGACTGGGAGGCATCGAAAAAAACCTGCTGAAAATAATATGCGCCTGCCTAATTAAAGCCAATTAA
- a CDS encoding lasso peptide biosynthesis B2 protein, which produces MNNRHPRQRFKLLPTLRACFDLISLKVVLTLGGLEYCLNRMRASKKSFTVPPAPAWHKSIEDYAHGIRIASLILPFKVKCLESSICIFKHAIRNDKNCDFFIGVQLFDFLSHAWVEVDGKVVADDPHLSRKLPKILTI; this is translated from the coding sequence ATGAATAACCGACATCCCCGTCAACGCTTCAAATTGCTGCCGACGTTAAGAGCCTGCTTTGACCTTATTTCGTTGAAGGTAGTACTCACACTCGGCGGGTTGGAATACTGCCTGAATAGAATGAGAGCTTCGAAAAAATCCTTTACTGTCCCTCCCGCACCAGCGTGGCACAAAAGCATTGAAGACTACGCACACGGAATTCGCATCGCCTCACTTATCCTGCCATTTAAAGTCAAGTGCCTGGAATCCTCCATATGCATCTTTAAGCATGCCATCAGAAACGACAAAAACTGTGATTTTTTTATTGGCGTCCAGCTATTCGACTTTCTTTCGCATGCATGGGTAGAAGTAGATGGAAAAGTCGTGGCCGATGATCCGCACCTATCACGAAAGCTTCCAAAAATACTAACGATATAA
- a CDS encoding ATP-binding cassette domain-containing protein: MKWTHQYLTIFKIISRHYRNFTLSFAGVSIIFLFCSVLNSLLPVLLRNTANSIQDANNLQTQFLFFAVSYSTIWTLSQVLSNIRGIFSAWILAKCDTTIYETIINKVFRYPYRKQQNLDPGYVVSDINRSASSFSMVTVGVFWTIIPIAAEIIIAISVLYSLMGFTYALFFLLSSLILIGISTYVAKSSSNIHRELFEADDNLSSYTVERLGRTYDIKLNNTQHKECHAGKVFFDSYVKTIRKANLHMGIRVGAQGLAIGVVLGFFVIFSGTHYGSTLTTGDFVMIIGYITMFTMQLHLLAGTLINLQANIVSLNDGVKYIEEKINPPHKPKTSQTAQGFVLNNLSLSKDNNIILSNITHQFNPGVNIISGTSGAGKTTLINTLLGFEESYTGTAHYKGHPINESMSEFILSEVSVAPQKPILIGGTFKDNLLYGADKVCSQKLREVVELLRFSRKDSDTDALLDTVIGAANSELSGGEKQRVAIGRAILRDKPTVILDEPTSALDEKTAHTIIEWLAANIPCLIIVTHDENLKKRYGVAIELSEKQLQTT; the protein is encoded by the coding sequence ATGAAATGGACTCACCAGTACTTAACAATATTCAAGATAATCTCCAGGCACTATCGAAACTTTACCCTCAGCTTTGCAGGCGTCTCGATTATTTTCCTTTTTTGCAGTGTGTTGAACTCGCTTCTTCCCGTACTGTTGAGGAATACCGCAAACTCCATTCAAGACGCGAACAACCTACAAACACAGTTCCTTTTCTTTGCAGTTTCTTACTCGACCATATGGACACTTTCGCAAGTTCTGTCGAACATACGCGGCATTTTCTCAGCCTGGATACTCGCAAAATGTGACACCACCATCTACGAGACAATCATTAACAAAGTTTTTCGATACCCGTACAGAAAACAACAAAATCTTGATCCTGGCTATGTTGTATCCGACATAAACAGATCCGCAAGCAGCTTCAGCATGGTGACGGTAGGCGTATTCTGGACGATTATTCCCATCGCAGCAGAAATCATTATTGCCATCAGCGTACTTTATTCGCTCATGGGGTTCACCTATGCACTTTTCTTCCTCCTCTCTTCCTTGATATTGATTGGCATATCGACGTACGTGGCCAAATCCAGCTCAAACATTCACCGTGAATTGTTCGAGGCTGATGACAACTTATCCAGCTACACAGTTGAACGGCTTGGTCGAACTTACGATATAAAGCTCAACAACACACAACACAAGGAATGTCACGCAGGAAAGGTTTTTTTCGACAGCTACGTCAAGACAATCAGAAAAGCCAATCTTCATATGGGCATACGAGTCGGTGCCCAAGGGTTAGCGATTGGGGTCGTGCTGGGTTTTTTTGTTATTTTTTCAGGCACCCATTATGGTTCGACACTGACAACAGGTGATTTCGTCATGATCATTGGCTACATCACAATGTTCACGATGCAATTACATTTACTGGCAGGGACGCTTATAAACCTTCAGGCGAATATCGTCTCCCTGAATGACGGCGTCAAATACATTGAGGAAAAGATAAACCCTCCGCACAAACCAAAGACCTCTCAGACCGCACAGGGCTTTGTCCTGAACAACCTGTCACTCAGCAAAGACAACAACATCATACTTTCCAACATCACCCATCAGTTCAACCCAGGTGTAAATATCATCTCAGGTACCTCCGGCGCAGGAAAAACAACACTTATCAATACACTTTTGGGTTTCGAAGAAAGCTATACCGGAACCGCACACTATAAAGGACATCCGATAAACGAGAGCATGAGCGAATTCATACTCTCTGAAGTTTCCGTGGCGCCACAAAAGCCCATCCTGATCGGTGGAACCTTTAAGGACAACCTCCTTTATGGCGCTGATAAAGTCTGCTCGCAGAAGCTGAGAGAGGTCGTTGAGCTTCTGAGGTTTTCGCGGAAGGACTCCGATACTGATGCTTTGCTAGACACCGTAATAGGCGCAGCAAATAGCGAACTCAGCGGAGGAGAAAAGCAACGAGTTGCTATTGGCCGAGCCATTTTAAGAGACAAGCCTACCGTGATATTAGATGAACCGACCTCGGCACTCGACGAGAAAACGGCGCACACCATCATAGAGTGGCTCGCCGCCAACATACCTTGCTTAATAATTGTCACTCATGATGAGAACTTAAAGAAAAGATACGGAGTGGCTATAGAGCTGAGCGAAAAACAACTTCAGACCACCTAG
- a CDS encoding alpha/beta family hydrolase produces the protein MDKQHKASIDGDQWAQCVRDHGWRWDAAAGEAHATLILAHGAGAPMDSDWMTDMARRLAALGVNVLRFEFPYMAQRRIDGSKRPPNPAPKLLECWREVYGLVRLHVAGGLAIGGKSMGGRMASLLADELGADALVCLGYPFYAAGKPEKPRVEHLAALKVRTLIVQGERDALGNREAVEGYALSPSVEVCWLAAGDHDLKPLKVSGFTHEQHLAAAAGKVAAFLR, from the coding sequence ATGGACAAACAGCACAAGGCCAGTATTGACGGGGATCAATGGGCGCAGTGCGTGCGGGATCATGGATGGCGGTGGGACGCGGCTGCGGGCGAGGCTCACGCGACGTTGATCCTCGCGCACGGCGCCGGCGCGCCGATGGACAGCGACTGGATGACCGACATGGCCCGGCGCCTTGCCGCGCTAGGCGTCAACGTGCTGCGTTTCGAATTCCCCTACATGGCCCAGCGCCGAATCGACGGCAGTAAACGCCCGCCGAATCCTGCGCCGAAGTTGCTGGAATGCTGGCGCGAGGTGTATGGCCTTGTGCGACTTCATGTCGCTGGGGGGTTGGCCATCGGCGGCAAGTCCATGGGCGGGCGCATGGCCAGCCTGCTGGCCGATGAGCTGGGCGCGGATGCGCTGGTGTGCCTGGGGTATCCGTTCTATGCGGCGGGCAAGCCGGAGAAGCCGCGGGTCGAGCATCTGGCGGCGTTGAAGGTGCGGACGTTGATCGTGCAGGGCGAGCGGGATGCCCTGGGCAACCGCGAGGCGGTTGAGGGGTATGCGTTATCGCCGAGTGTCGAGGTGTGCTGGCTGGCGGCGGGGGATCATGACCTGAAGCCGCTGAAGGTTTCCGGGTTTACGCATGAGCAGCATTTGGCGGCTGCGGCGGGGAAGGTCGCTGCGTTTCTTCGGTGA